In the Salvia miltiorrhiza cultivar Shanhuang (shh) chromosome 8, IMPLAD_Smil_shh, whole genome shotgun sequence genome, TCACTTGAAATATTAGTGCATTGCTACGTACACAGTTTCTTGCATTCGGTACAACCTATCTTCTCGTTCATGCATCCATAAATATGTACATGATATTTAATACGAAAAATGTGAGATATTTCATGCGTGCTGACTAATTCCATGTAATCAATTAGatgataaagaaaatataatcaACGATAGGTAATTGGGCAATGTCACGGTGAGATGTTGGGCAAAGTTGCAATGATGATAATATTAAGATGAGAAATTGACAAGGTATGACATTTTACcataaaatatgtataattaAATGCCTCAAATGCATGCATTTATGGAAGTTTTCCACTCAAAGTCTATAAATAGAATCTAAGGTTTTGATCGACAAATCACAACAAATTTTGCTTGCAGCTCTTGGATTTTTCTCCATAATTCGAGAAGAAATGGGGAAGATTTTTGGAAATGGTTTGATGTTTGTTATGATGATGTTGTTGGTGGTAGTGCAGATGGGCAATGGCCGAAAGCTTGAGAAAGAAATGCGTGGTGGATTTGGTGTTGCAGTTAGCTTTGCTAGAGTTGGTGATGGACTTGACGGACTAGATCAGTCAAGTTCAGGTACTGGTATTGCTACTGGTAGTGGCCAAGGTcaaggtggaggtggaggtggggCTGAAGCTGAAGGTGGTAATGATAAAGGTCGATATAAGGGACGTGGATCGGGAAGAGCCAGAGCATATGGGTCTGGTAACGGTGCCGGTGCCGGTAGGGGTACTGCTGTTGGTGTAGGTGTCGCCAGAGGTGGTAAGGGTCGTAGATGTTATAAGGGTAAAAATTGTGATAAAGGTCGCGATTGAGATAAGTACCATGGTTGCAATTGAGGAACTACGATTTGGTGGTGGACATTGTAACGTATAACTATAAAATAAAGTCCACATACCTACAATTGAGTGTGCATAAGCAACTATTGATGTAAAttgtaatattattttattgaagtaatgaagtgatatatatatatatatatatatatatatatatatattataattacaaaagtTGCTCATGATAAACAACAgcctaaaaaattattttactcaTCGTTATTTTTTGCAAGAGAttacaattattaaaatttataattgtgAAATATGGTTGTGCATAAAAAGGATGAGATCGAAATTGGATgtatttttagaaaaatataaaattttcaacaTAATCTATTTGTATATATGAATATGAAGAGATTATATATGTAGCAACTTTTGTACATGAATATTTTTAAGATAATGACTAATTAAAGAGGATGAAGTGAACAGATATGATCCTCTATCCCACACTCTATGTCTCATTATCGGTGTTCCACTAAtaattttacttattttaataattattagtaacaaataaaaattaactatTATATCGGTGTGCCAGCGAGCCACGTCAAAAAtcggtgctaaaattgaacacgAAACAAAGTTAGCCTTGGGCAAATTGAAGttcgtgctaaatttggatttcGATTAAAgctcatgatattacatgcattaaactctaataataataataagacatGTACACATGTTTTTCTGAAACAACAAATTCTTAGAATCATTGAGAATGCTTTTACACAAGAGTCTGTGCACATTGATGAAATAAGAAACGAATGAACATATAGAAGAAATGAGGCTTTATGAAGCTTTGATTTTTGGGCATGAGAAGTCTAGCTCAGCTTGGGTTTTCGAGGGATGGTGGGAGGCGGCGACGGTTGATAAACTGCTGCCGCCTGCCAAAATCGAACAAGAGAAAGGGCTTGGGGCTGTGAATCGGCGGCGGCATTCTTCCGGCCGTGCGGTCGCCGGGGATTGAAGAGAGATCGAAGGGGGTGTCCAGATTTACGGCTTAGGGTTTCGGGTGGCGCCGGCTGATATTGATCGGTGAAGAGAGGAGAGTGAGGGCGGTGGCCATGGCACCTGCGGTGGTCGCCGGAGATCGAAAGAAAAGGGGGCAGATTTAGGGATCTAGGGTTGAAGGCGAGCGGCGGTGGCCGTGGCTCCACCTGCGACGGTCGCCATTGCCAAGGAAGGAAGAGACGGCGATTTTGAGGAGAGAGGGACGGACGTGGGGAGCGGCGCTGCTGGTCTGGCGCGGCTTCGCCGGAAAAGGGACCGCGGCGGCGGAACCTTGAGAAGAAGGGCAGCACGGTTATGTATCAGTGAGGGAGAGAGTTGGGCATCTGATGGGCCTTGATTTAATTTCAGCTGGGCTGCTCATTTTAGGTCATAAGCTGATGTTATTAACTGGGCTGGGGAGTTGTGGGTCCATTCTTTTAAACTCACCGCATTAATTGGGCCCAAACTAATGAGTATGCTGATAACTCACCAAGCTGAATTCAGTAAGCAAGCTGTTTCCAATCAATTTAGCTGGACTTTTATAAAGCTGATTTCAGGTAAGTTTAaagatttaaattaaattatttcttctaAATGAGTTAAGCATGAAATGATTTGcaataaatatttttgcaaATGAAAGTtgttataatttaaattagtttttataatccaattatcaattaaaagttgagtaagaatattgttggtgttcttaaatcaaaaattttattttcaatctttatcaaattaaattttaaaaaccccggcgtgatgaatcaagagTGTTTAGCACTTTCACTATGATTTAATATTAGTCTAACCAGGTGAGGTAGTTTTCTAAATGCATGATAGAGTTATTATGGTCTAAAATGTTTTATGAAATACTAACTGTTtatgtaataaaatattttatgcacTCTGCCTTGCTTAAAGTTCGCATTAAGTTAATCGATCGACTGTTATGATCTAATacattatttgagaattgtgtataTTTTGGTCCTCTTTATTTTTTAGCAAGAGATTACACTTATTTAAATTTAGAACTGTGAAATATGTTTGTGGGTAAAGGGATGAGATTCTGAAATGGATGTAGTAAAAGCGAAATCTCTTTTCCAAACCGATCTAAAGATGGAATCGTGTTCCTCATATACGTACCGCGGAAAGGAAAAGAGGAATGAAAcgtttatattatttatatttttatatagtaatCTAAACAAAATATAAGTGATAACATCATTATTTTCAATTCTAAATGCTTTAGTAAATGACATTAAATATTTAAACTATTACAGGGATATTTAATATCCCTAAAGCGATATtattccttatatatatatatatatataggggcgcgctccagtgagactatttttcgtgaaacactaaggacaatgaataagacatataatactaatgaacaagacgtaaatctaacgaacaagatgtatatactgatgaaaaacaaaattttaaaaattggtaatgaataagacatatatactgatgaacactgtagtatatactgatgaacaatgcagtttatactgatgaataacaaaatttaaaatatcctgctccctccaggattcgaaccctgcgaaaaaaaaatctccctccaaatacaatatcagccataggattgataaaataaacgcatcagatcgtgccctagatctcattaaaattagggggtctcattggagcggccccctatatatatatatatatatatatatatatatgagtgaaaatttaaaatgccctattccttaagttatatatgaaaaatgtcctcttttataaatataagcttcatatgccctattctttaaatgcccttgatgttgatgggtttacttagttttttgtgaaagtcttacacattttgACCGACTTGATAGTTATCAGTCAACGATTTAATAGCTATCAGTCAAGAttacatatgaccggtgggtggctagatcatctGACAGTACAATATGCATTCGAAtgtatacaaattttaatttgcCAATAATTAATGGGAATTTCAAGTTGTGTGGGAATATACCATAAAGAGAGAAGAAATATACCACTCGATAAAATACAAGTTGATCAATATGATCTATATATCTATGAACACGAACGTGAGCATATATTTGTAACAGCTTTTCTGAAGGAATATTTAGTAGATAATGGCTAAAGAGGATGAGAAATGCAGAGATTCTACTTATATTTTTTCCGAATTTTTATGTGTGGTCAATTTTTATAATCAAAATATGTTAATAATAAGTTTACTTTGTTTCTTCGGTAGCTATTGATATTTAGATTGGATTATCACATTTTTAATGGCAATTTATGTGAAGTTACTATCCATATATTAAGGGAAGGCTGAACCATCTGAAATTTtcagttgttttttttttaattaagtgtAGTCATGTAATTTCAAAAGATATTTTCTTAACAATTGAGAACGAAAATCTTTGCGATATTTTCAATCGATGAGTACACATCTAAATCAATTGGTGTAGGTTTCTAAAACAGAAACAATTAGTTTGCAAATATTGTTTGTATTAATTATGCCtaataattttacaaaaaataaaaatggattcGGGGAACTACTTTTTCTTAGAACTATTTTGTATACTTTAATatgaaaaaacataaacattaaGGTCCCAACGCAGTTGGGCTAATAGGGCTTAAGCAGCTTAATGAGATTATACACAAAACTCAATAACTAAGGTATGACATTTTAATTGATAAGTACACGTCTAAGTTCTAATTAGTtatggcattttaaattttaacgAGATGATACACAAGAGTCAATTATGATCTTTTAAATTTCATACAAGATGATCCTCAATAATCAATTCTGACCATACAAGCTCCATATGATATGATTAACAGTAATGCGATACATCAATCCTCCATCATATCAGACATCAAAGTTtacatgttttcttttttcttatttttcaaaaatctatAATCTCAAATCGATCTTATAGAAAATTTCATCAAATGAAAATTGATATaacatgatatttttattatctcAAGCAAAAATTAACATTAACGAAAGTGATTGAGATCAATATCATTTGAAATGTAccacaaatttaattaaattaaattaaattaattaaaaaataatttatataatcaCTCCCTCATACGTcataatcataaaaataataagattattATAAATCACGATATAAAATAACGCTCGTGGAATTTTGACGGGTTACTCGATATTATACATTCATACAAATTCTAAAAGAGCTTAATTATCAGCAGTTAATATTTCGAAATTTATCTCGTCTCGTGTCACAAAATGGTGAAAAAGTCATCCAAGTTCTATCTTGggtcaaaattatttttatttcctcGGTTCAGATTTAGGATACTTTTTGACCTTCAATACAGCTTCtgcattaattaaattatataaacaGAAAAGCACATCTAGTTGGAaaattaattgttattttttttgagagggagttggaaaattaattaatacagaAGTTTCGCGCAGTCTCATTTTCGTCGCCTACACAGCTACACTTAACACTCTGTAGATTCGAGTCATTTCCCACTTCTCCATTGTTATGATATTGAGCTTTCACAAACCATTTCAAATTGGTATAAAGCGAGATAAATAGAATAAGTGAACAACACAGCATAAACCGCCCAACTTCTACCCCCCTCTTTTCTTTTGAttctttttcccccttttttttccaattaatattgaattttcaCCATTTTATTCAAATAGTTCTTTCCTTGACAAAATCTCTATATATATCTCCCTCTTCTTCCCCATTTTCCATCCGTCTTCTCTGCAAcacaccctctctctctctctctgtgtaaACTTATTACAGTCTCTGTTTTCCCCTGTTTTCCCACTCTCCAATGGCGCCACCGAACGATCCCGCCAGCGCAATCTACACCGTTACGAAACCGACCAAAAACGACACCGTCTTCGACCTCTCCGGCGGGAAGCTCTCCGTGCAGAATGTGCCGCTGCTGTCGGATATTCCGGGCAACGTCACCTTCCGTAGCTTCTCCTCCGTGGTGAAATCCTCCTCCGCGCCGCCGGCGCTCTTCGACCGCGCGCTCTCCCTCTCCCACAGGGGCGGGTTCCTCGGCTTCAGCCAGCGCGCGGCGTCGGACCGCCTCACCACCTCCATCGGAAAATTCACCGGGCGCGACTTCGTGAGCATCTTCCGGTTCAAGACGTGGTGGTCCACCCAGTGGGTGGGCACCTCGGGGTCCGACATCCAGATGGAGACTCAGTGGATCATGCTCGACGTGCCGGAGATCAAATCGTACGCCGTCGTGATCCCCATCGTCGACGGCAGCTTCCGCTCCGCCCTGCAGCCGGGGGCCGACGGCCACGCGCTGCTCTGCGCCGAGAGCGGCTCCTCCTCCGTGAGGACAGCCGCGCTGGGGGCCGCCGCCTACGTGCACGTCTCCGACAACCCCTACACGCTGATGCGGGACGCCTACACCGCCGTGCGCTGCCACCTCGGCACGTTCCGGCTGATCGAGGAGAAGGCGCCCCCGCCGCTCGTCAACAAGTTCGGGTGGTGCACGTGGGACGCCTTCTACCTCACGGTGGAGCCCGCCGGGATCTGGCACGGCGTCAAGGAGTTCGCCGAGGGGGGCCTCTCCCCGCGCTTCCTCATCATCGACGACGGCTGGCAGAGCATCAACGTCGACGGCCAGGACCCCCACGAGGACGCCAAGAACCTCGTCCTCGGCGGCACGCAGATGACGGCGCGCCTCCACCGCTTCGAGGAGTGCGAGAAGTTCCAGAAGTATCAAGGAGGATCCATGGTGGGGGCCAAAGCCCCCCCATTCAACCCCAAGAAGCCCAAGATGTTGATCAATAAGGCCATCGAGCTCGAGATGGCTGAAAAGGCCCGAGACAAAGCCGTGCTCGCCGGCGTCACCAATTTGACTGAATACGAAATTCAAATTGAGAAACTGAGCAAGGAACTCGAAGCCATGTTCGGTGG is a window encoding:
- the LOC130997988 gene encoding glycine-rich cell wall structural protein-like, whose amino-acid sequence is MVVAKVKVEVEVGLKLKVAMIKVDIRDVDREEPEHMGLMGNGRKLEKEMRGGFGVAVSFARVGDGLDGLDQSSSGTGIATGSGQGQGGGGGGAEAEGGNDKGRYKGRGSGRARAYGSGNGAGAGRGTAVGVGVARGGKGRRCYKGKNCDKGRD